One part of the Sesamum indicum cultivar Zhongzhi No. 13 linkage group LG14, S_indicum_v1.0, whole genome shotgun sequence genome encodes these proteins:
- the LOC105176968 gene encoding uncharacterized protein LOC105176968: protein MTSQSHMPSQSDNLTAFQRCLSPYKNFQEPPNPISIFAGMDLNVHESRETDAHQVEPGDLLEECWFFGNLLRRKSRMLRSFSDPCTSFNYSQENSPGKSYEETYASIKNEEIRRAGAGAGQSLQGVKGGDPRKSKPDGKASGNRLVRAPSLPTSLEKEEFHDEETEFSMGKLIRQASMKHRDNLPPRQHSANKGVTPSSSVSRQRSRRKSEAESMKLEGLEATKPQPTGNQVKTQKSWSAVDFKDLTESGFDSERRNLSPDVVSIENEEKMARRAAWRGPPAAAGRVPPPPPPLGPGSAQAVPKWGGKRSNEDMKAQIKFWARAVASNVRQEC, encoded by the exons ATGACATCCCAATCCCACATGCCCTCCCAATCAGACAATTTGACAGCTTTCCAACGATGTCTCTCcccatataaaaattttcaagaaccCCCCAATCCCATCTCAATATTCGCAGGCATGGATCTCAATGTTCATGAATCCAGGGAAACCGATGCTCACCAGGTTGAGCCTGGAGACCTCCTGGAAGAATGCTGGTTTTTCGGCAACTTGCTTCggagaaaatcaagaatgcTGAGGAGTTTCTCCGATCCCTGTACTTCTTTCAACTACAGCCAGGAGAATTCGCCTGGAAAATCGTATGAAGAAACCTATGCGTCCATCAAGAACGAGGAAATCAGGCGGGCTGGTGCTGGTGCTGGACAATCTCTCCAGGGAGTAAAAGGGGGAGATCCTCGTAAAAGCAAGCCTGACGGAAAAGCATCGGGAAACAGGTTGGTTCGGGCCCCGTCGCTGCCGACAAGCCTGGAAAAGGAAGAGTTTCACGATGAGGAGACTGAGTTTTCCATGGGGAAATTGATCAGGCAGGCTTCTATGAAGCACAGAGATAACTTGCCTCCTAGACAACATTCTGCTAATAAG GGCGTGACGCCGAGTTCCAGCGTATCAAGGCAGAGATCAAGAAGGAAATCTGAGGCGGAAAGCATGAAATTGGAGGGATTGGAGGCGACAAAGCCTCAGCCCACAGGAAATCAGGTTAAGACGCAGAAAAGCTGGAGCGCTGTTGATTTCAAAGATTTGACGGAGTCGGGATTCGATTCGGAGAGAAGAAACTTGAGCCCGGATGTTGTCAGCATCGAAAACGAAGAGAAAATGGCGAGGAGGGCCGCGTGGCGGGGGCCGCCCGCCGCCGCTGGGCGGGTGCCCCCGCCTCCGCCGCCGCTGGGGCCGGGTTCTGCTCAGGCGGTTCCCAAGTGGGGTGGGAAGAGATCAAACGAAGACATGAAGGCGCAGATCAAGTTCTGGGCCAGGGCGGTGGCGTCTAATGTGCGGCAGGAGTGTTGA
- the LOC105176969 gene encoding uncharacterized protein LOC105176969, with amino-acid sequence MRLTRSESVGKRRKDQKLRNKFKGKKKHKRLDAICEKAYTRSHRGVEKVESADVNNGGNELELRRSSRTRRAPVLLDSSPMPPKKRQKIDKNVACSVEKVRRKDGVHCKTPCSSSRDLDGCNVGWVSRLRSRAKCAGFSERCKGESSLKGKRKLFEDSDGSGDEMKPESCDKKESLVGEKSTVVRSKRPGRIKASNGLANENQEKDLGGRVEVGKEKNTNKLLEEMGEVDGLCLEFKLDCRSEVGVDDCHVASELAEREETEVQRDSDVEGCQSNGNVEGRNESAELEKLACDLVPEQEYVVKVDCASSEQENVVKVDCASSEQENVVKVDCATADQSKDEAHPDKPLGDETCEKSKGKYNTSFDADSKPRIKLGRRCGLCGGGTDGKPPKILVLEGAGSDNEVYSGSSASEEPNYDVWDGFGDQSGWLGRLLGPINDRFGIAGIWVHQQCAVWSPEVYFAGLGCLKNVRAALYRGRVLKCSRCRRPGATIGCRVDRCPKTYHLPCARAKGCIFDHRKFLIACTDHRRLFQPHGIQNAQRLKKMKAKKLKLELRKMANDACRKDIEAEEKWLENCGEDEEFLKRESKRLHRDLWRIAPTYIGGENSEGERRFQGWESVAGLQDVIRCMKEVVILPLLYPEFFNNLGLTPPRGVLLHGYPGTGKTLVVRALVGACARGDRRIAYFARKGADCLGKYVGDAERQLRLLFQVAEKSQPSIIFFDEIDGLAPCRSKQQDQTHNSVVSTLLALMDGLKSRGSVIVIGATNRPDAVDPALRRPGRFDREIYFPLPSVKDREGILSLHTQKWPKPISGSLLKWVAKHTEGFAGADLQALCTQAAIIALRRSFPLQEVLSAAETSAANSKCPAIPAFAVEERDWLKALSCAPPPCSRRESGIALNEVVSSPLKIHLLPCLLQPLTRLLVCLYLDERIWLPSHLYRASILVKNVIVSALDSRKVQSDKWWLHINGLLQEVDVTSEIERKLLLGNILVEESVPCGSIVIEEYSDEDCSKNIHHKSQYTGARPGLLQTKSTGSCDKPGFQLLICGSPRSGQRHIASSLLHCFIGNIDVWKVDLASISHEGHGDMIHGLTRILMRCTGANSCMLYLPTIDLWAIETCDKASEDGCESSPMEPQSPGKTSSGGRWEVDMEDGLYPSADVMATQTQTVVKVASYLWASFIEQVESMRVNSSLIILATSELPFSLLPNRIRQFFGNGILSCSLPRPLNTKVPRFYVQLDAKFNHAKVITSFAAKLSKDFAQHFVLSLHGGNHFHENSVEDKACYAVEGDADRVCHNKSCHVGPSSPVGFTNKTLKGKPNLLLAISTFGYQILCYPHFAELCWVTSKLKEGPSANTDGPWKGWPFNSCIVRPMNSTEKVATASSSSNTKTKESGLVRGLVAVGLSAYRGEYTSLREVCSEVRKVLETLVGRIDDKIQAGKDRSQFVRLLSQVAYLEDMVISWAHALQSLEVDTHISEANTNTCIGSSDNHVHKDSTSECDNGIIQGSEVLEKMTQEFGARDVGCNPTEVDNGCADAANKVAVTIEEPSHQVVSADCCSPEHVLAPTEVKLESSKAEAIGDNAETGHVSVKHCNGFLESISDLEAGGPHGSGDKPVIELSSAAEISSPPNGPPLIDDEILSKDTGENSGANILDINNASDPGSLKGGPAVTCFYQCCSECIINLHNLLLRIINIEWGKKGTDSTVEDLNDFLSSLSANLILLLSKFLQCENPSAIIWEEGDNYRKYCECRDFQVTDTPECKNADKLLIMECGCHATSKGTTSKENRPGISQGLNSRFVFKDGVLATLDTGTDVSYHCKFENLCLCFLIEWLVTSKKSFD; translated from the exons ATGCGATTAACGCGGTCTGAATCAGTTGGTAAGAGAAGGAAGGATCAGAAACTCAGGAATAAGTTTAAGGGTAAGAAAAAGCACAAGAGATTAGACGCCATTTGTGAAAAGGCTTACACTAGGAGCCATAGAGGGGTTGAGAAGGTTGAATCTGCTGACGTTAATAATGGAGGGAATGAATTGGAGCTCCGTAGAAGCAGTAGGACTCGTAGAGCTCCTGTGTTGCTGGATTCTTCGCCTATGCCACCCAAAAAGCGGCAGAAGATTGATAAGAATGTGGCTTGTAGCGTTGAGAAAGTTAGGAGAAAGGATGGGGTGCACTGCAAAACCCCTTGCTCAAGTTCAAGGGATTTGGATGGATGCAATGTTGGTTGGGTGTCGAGGTTGAGATCTAGAGCAAAGTGTGCTGGTTTTTCTGAGAGGTGTAAGGGAGAGTCTTCATTGAAGGGTAAGAGAAAGCTCTTTGAGGATTCTGATGGCTCTGGGGATGAAATGAAGCCTGAGAGTTGTGATAAGAAAGAGAGTTTGGTGGGTGAGAAATCAACAGTTGTTAGATCAAAGAGGCCGGGAAGAATTAAAGCTTCAAATGGTTTGGCAAATGAAAACCAGGAGAAGGATTTGGGAGGTAGAGTGGAAGTTGgcaaagaaaagaatacaaaTAAGTTGTTAGAAGAGATGGGTGAGGTGGATGGATTGTGCTTGGAGTTTAAATTGGATTGCAGAAGTGAAGTTGGAGTAGACGATTGCCATGTGGCTTCAGAGTTGGCTGAGAGAGAGGAGACTGAAGTTCAAAGGGATTCAGATGTTGAAGGATGCCAGAGCAATGGCAATGTGGAAGGAAGGAACGAGTCTGCGGAGCTGGAAAAATTGGCATGTGATCTTGTACCTGAGCAAGAATATGTTGTTAAAGTTGACTGTGCTTCATCTGAGCAAGAAAATGTTGTTAAAGTTGACTGTGCTTCATCTGAGCAAGAAAATGTTGTTAAAGTTGACTGTGCTACAGCTGACCAATCAAAAGATGAGGCGCATCCTGATAAACCTCTTGGAGATGAGACatgtgaaaaatcaaaagggaAATACAATACTTCTTTCGATGCAGACAGCAAACCAAGAATAAAGCTTGGAAGGCGCTGTGGTTTATGTGGTGGTGGTACTGATGGCAAGCCTCCAAAAATACTTGTACTGGAAGGTGCCGGTAGTGATAATGAGGTATATAGTGGATCATCTGCTTCAGAGGAGCCTAACTATGATGTATGGGATGGATTTGGTGATCAATCTGGATGGCTTGGACGGCTTCTTGGTCCTATTAATGATCGATTTGGGATAGCAGGAATTTGGGTTCATCAGCAATGTGCTGTATGGAGTCCAGAG GTTTATTTTGCAGGACTGGGATGCCTAAAAAATGTTAGGGCTGCACTATACCGTGGAAGGGTGCTGAAATGCAGCCGCTGTAGGAGACCTGGAGCAACCATAGGATGTCGTGTTGATCGATGTCCAAAAACTTACCACCTA CCATGTGCACGAGCAAAAGGTTGCATCTTTGATCATCGTAAATTTCTTATAGCATGCACTGATCATCGGCGGCTATTTCAACCACATGGAATACAGAATGCACAGCgtttgaagaaaatgaaagctAAAAAGTTGAAGTTGGAATTACGCAAGATGGCTAATGATGCATGCCGTAAGGATATTGAAGCAGAAGAAAAATGGTTAGAGAACTGTGGGGAGGATGAGGAATTTTTGAAACGTGAAAGTAAGAGGCTTCATAGGGATTTGTGGAGAATTGCACCTACATACATTGGAGGTGAAAACTCAGAGGGCGAGAGACGATTTCAGGGCTGGGAATCTGTTGCTGGGCTGCAAGATGTCATTCGGTGCATGAAAGAAGTGGTTATTTTGCCACTCTTATACCCTGAGTTTTTCAATAATCTAGGACTTACGCCTCCTAGGGGAGTTCTGTTGCATGGATATCCTGGAACTGGCAAGACATTGGTTGTGCGTGCACTAGTTGGTGCTTGTGCTCGTGGGGACAGGAGAATAGCATATTTTGCACGCAAAGGTGCAGATTGTCTTGGCAAGTATGTTGGTGATGCTGAGCGCCAGCTCAGACTTTTATTTCAAGTTGCCGAGAAATCCCAACcttctattattttctttgatgaGATAGATGGTTTGGCCCCATGTCGCTCTAAGCAGCAAGATCAAACGCATAATTCAGTTGTCTCCACGTTGCTTGCGTTGATGGATGGCCTAAAATCTCGAGGTTCAGTTATTGTAATTGGAGCAACTAATCGTCCTGACGCAGTTGATCCAGCTCTAAGAAGACCTGGGAGGTTTGATCGGGAGATTTATTTTCCTCTTCCTTCTGTTAAGGACAGAGAAGGGATCCTCTCACTGCACACTCAGAAGTGGCCCAAGCCAATAAGTGGGTCCCTATTGAAGTGGGTAGCAAAGCATACTGAGGGATTTGCTGGTGCTGATCTACAAGCTCTTTGTACTCAGGCGGCTATAATTGCTCTGAGGAGGAGCTTCCCCTTGCAAGAAGTTCTCTCAGCGGCTGAAACTAGTGCTGCAAACAGTAAATGCCCAGCTATTCCCGCATTTGCAGTGGAAGAGAGAGATTGGTTGAAGGCTCTCTCATGTGCACCACCTCCATGTTCTAGAAGAGAAAGTGGAATTGCTCTGAATGAAGTGGTCTCTTCACCTCTTAAAATTCATCTTCTTCCCTGTCTTCTGCAGCCACTAACAAGACTGCTGGTTTGCCTGTATCTGGATGAGCGCATCTGGTTGCCATCACATCTTTACAGGGCTTCTATATTggtgaaaaatgtaattgttTCTGCTTTAGATAGCAGAAAAGTGCAAAGTGATAAGTGGTGGTTGCACATTAATGGTTTGCTACAGGAAGTGGATGTTACAAGTGAGATTGAGAGGAAACTTTTGCTTGGAAATATTCTGGTTGAAGAGAGTGTCCCATGCGGCTCTATTGTCATAGAGGAATATTCTGATGAGGATTGTTCAAAAAATATCCATCACAAGTCTCAGTATACGGGTGCTCGCCCTGGGTTGTTACAAACAAAGTCTACTGGATCATGTGATAAACCAGGATTTCAATTGTTGATTTGTGGAAGTCCGAGATCTGGCCAGAGGCATATTGCTTCATCTCTTCTCCACTGTTTCATTGGCAATATTGATGTATGGAAAGTTGATTTGGCTAGCATCTCTCATGAAGGACATGGAGACATGATTCATGGGCTAACACGGATATTGA TGAGATGCACTGGTGCAAATTCCTGCATGCTATATTTGCCAACAATTGATTTGTGGGCTATCGAGACATGTGATAAAGCCTCTGAAGATGGCTGTGAATCATCTCCAATGGAACCTCAGTCCCCTGGTAAGACATCTTCTGGTGGGCGCTGGGAAGTTGACATGGAAGATGGACTATATCCAAGTGCTGATGTAATGGCAACACAGACTCAAACTGTAGTGAAGGTGGCCTCGTATCTGTGGGCCTCTTTCATTGAGCAGGTGGAGTCCATGCGTGTGAATTCCTCCTTGATAATTCTG GCTACGTCGGAATTACCTTTTTCATTGCTCCCTAATAGAATAAGGCAATTTTTTGGGAATGGGATATTGAGTTGCAGCCTCCCAAGGCCACTGAATACTAAGGTGCCGCGGTTCTATGTGCAGCTTGATGCAAAATTTAATCATGCCAAGGTGATTACTTCTTTTGCTGCGAAGTTGTCAAAGGATTTCGCGCAGCATTTTGTTCTGTCACTTCATGGTGGAAATCATTTTCATGAAAACTCAGTTGAGGACAAAGCCTGTTATGCTGTTGAAGGTGATGCTGATCGAGTTTGCCATAATAAATCTTGCCATGTCGGTCCGTCTAGTCCAGTTGGCTTTACAAATAAAACTCTGAAAGGGAAACCAAACTTGCTGTTAGCAATATCAACATTTGGGTATCAGATTCTTTGTTATCCTCATTTTGCTGAACTTTGTTGGGTCACATCCAAGTTGAAAGAAGGTCCTTCTGCCAACACTGATGGACCCTGGAAAGGTTGGCCCTTCAATTCTTGCATTGTCCGTCCTATGAACTCAACAGAGAAGGTTGCCACTGCCTCTAGTTCTAGCAATACCAAAACTAAAGAATCTGGATTAGTTAGAGGACTAGTTGCCGTTGGTTTATCAGCATACAGAGGTGAATACACTTCTCTAAGGGAAGTATGCTCTGAGGTTCGAAAAGTATTGGAAACTCTGGTTGGACgaattgatgataaaattcaaGCTGGGAAAGACAGAAGCCAGTTCGTTCGTCTTCTATCACAAGTGGCTTATCTTGAAGATATGGTTATTAGTTGGGCGCATGCATTGCAAAG TTTGGAGGTGGATACTCATATTTCAGAGGCAAACACCAATACTTGTATTGGATCGTCTGACAATCATGTCCACAAGGACAGTACTTCTGAATGTGACAATGGAATCATACAGGGATCAGAAGTGTTGGAAAAAATGACTCAGGAATTTGGTGCTAGAGATGTTGGATGTAATCCAACAGAAGTTGATAATGGATGTGCGGATGCTGCTAACAAAGTTGCAGTAACAATAGAAGAGCCTTCCCATCAAGTTGTCTCCGCTGATTGTTGCTCTCCTGAACACGTGTTAGCACCAACTGAGGTGAAGTTAGAGTCATCTAAGGCTGAAGCCATTGGAGATAATGCAGAAACGGGTCATGTATCTGTCAAACATTGCAATGGTTTCCTGGAGAGTATTTCTGATTTGGAGGCAGGCGGTCCCCATGGTTCAGGTGATAAGCCTGTTATTGAGCTTTCTTCTGCTGCTGAAATTTCTAGCCCGCCTAATGGTCCGCCCTTGATTGATGATGAAATCCTGTCCAAAGATACTGGTGAAAACTCAGGtgcaaatattcttgatatCAACAATGCATCAGATCCTGGCAGTCTTAAAGGTGGTCCTGCTGTTACGTGCTTTTACCAGTGTTGTTCAGAATGCATTATCAACCTCCACAATTTACTGTtgagaattataaatatcgaGTGGGGAAAGAAAGGAACTGACTCAACCGTAGAGGATTTGAATGATTTTCTTTCCTCCTTGTCAgcaaatcttattttgttgcTTAGTAAATTTCTCCAATGTGAAAACCCCTCGGCTATAATATGGGAAGAAGGTGACAACTATAGAAAATACTGTGAGTGTCGGGATTTTCAGGTAACAGACACGCCTGAATGTAAAAATGCAGACAAATTGTTGATAATGGAATGTGGTTGTCATGCAACGAGCAAGGGTACAACCAGCAAAGAAAATCGTCCTGGGATTTCTCAAGGGCTTAATTCTAGGTTTGTTTTCAAGGATGGTGTACTGGCTACTTTAGACACAGGTACTGATGTTTCTTATCATTgtaaatttgagaatttatgCCTTTGTTTTCTTATAGAATGGTTGGTAACGAGCAAGAAGTCTTTTGATTGA
- the LOC105176970 gene encoding uncharacterized protein At4g28440-like: MADNGGGQGLRKPVFVKVESLKPGTNGHTLVVKVVNSNTVLQKGAAASPHLRNTRIAECLVGDDTASILFTARNEQVDLLKPGTTAVLRNAKIDMFKGSMRLAVDKWGRIEVTEPATFEVKEDNNLSLVEYELVNVVDE; the protein is encoded by the exons ATGGCGGATAATGGTGGTGGTCAGGGTTTGAGGAAGCCGGTGTTCGTTAAGGTGGAGAGCTTGAAGCCCGGCACCAACGGCCACACGCTGGTGGTTAAGGTTGTCAACTCCAACACGGTGCTGCAGAAGGGCGCAGCAGCGTCTCCACACCTCCGCAACACCCGCATTGCTGAGTGCCTCGTTGGCGATGATACAGCTTCCATCCTATTCACTGCACGTAACGAACAAG TTGATCTGTTGAAGCCTGGAACTACTGCTGTCCTGCGAAATGCAAAGATCGACATGTTCAAGGGATCCATGAGGCTGGCTGTCGACAAATGGGGCCGCATTGAGGTCACTGAACCTGCTACATTTGAAGTCAAGGAAGATAACAATCTCTCACTCGTTGAGTACGAACTCGTGAATGTTGTGGATGAGTGA
- the LOC105176971 gene encoding D-amino-acid transaminase, chloroplastic isoform X2 encodes MYSSVFGGIILDPAMMVIPVDDHMVHRGHGVFDTAIVLDGYLYELDVHLDRFLRSASKARIISPFPKSTLRSILVQLTAASNCRKGTLRYWLSAGPGDFLLSPAGCPSSAFYAVVIDEDFSQCKEGVKVITSKIPMKSPLFATMKNVNYLPNVLAKMEAEDKGAFASIWVDEEGYIAEGPNVNVAFITREKELVLPVFDKILSGCTALRLLQLAPKLVEEGRLKSVRTGNLTVEEAKESAEMMYVGSTLPLLPIIMWDEKPIGDGKVGELTMALSDLLWEDMVTGPETQRFPVPYM; translated from the exons ATGTATTCCAGTGTATTTGGTGGGATTATTCTTGATCCGGCAATGATGGTTATCCCGGTGGATGATCACATGGTTCATCGTGGACACGGTGTCTTTGACACGGCCATTGTTCTTGATgg ATACCTCTACGAGTTGGACGTCCACCTTGACCGTTTTCTTAGATCAGCATCAAAAGCAAGAATCATTTCTCCCTTTCCCAAATCTACACTTCGAAGCATTCTTGTTCAACTTACAGCTGCATCAAACTGCCGGAAAGGAACGCTTAGATACTGGTTAAGTGCAGGGCCAGGGGACTTCTTACTCTCTCCTGCTGGATGCCCATCATCTGCCTTCTATGCAGTAGTCATAGACGAAGACTTCTCGCAGTGCAAGGAGGGAGTCAAAGTAATAACATCTAAAATCCCGATGAAATCGCCCCTCTTTGCTACAATGAAGAATGTAAACTACCTCCCAAATGTCCTTGCAAAGATGGAAGCTGAGGATAAGGGTGCATTTGCATCGATATGGGTAGACGAGGAAGGTTATATTGCAGAGGGTCCAAATGTAAATGTCGCCTTTATTACTCGTGAGAAAGAGCTTGTCTTGCCAGTCTTTGATAAGATCCTAAGTGGGTGCACGGCTTTGAGGCTTCTTCAACTAGCACCTAAGTTGGTCGAAGAAGGCCGACTGAAGAGTGTGAGAACTGGAAATTTGACTGTGGAAGAGGCTAAAGAATCTGCAGAAATGATGTACGTCGGAAGCACACTTCCATTATTGCCAATCATCATGTGGGATGAGAAGCCTATCGGAGACG GTAAAGTGGGAGAATTGACAATGGCACTTTCGGATTTGCTTTGGGAAGACATGGTCACCGGCCCTGAAACGCAAAGGTTCCCAGTTCCTTATATGTAG
- the LOC105176971 gene encoding D-amino-acid transaminase, chloroplastic isoform X1 has product MATSCNEKSVIADRNGEEFKVHVFSSASELLSNLQEKWLGKPKPYPAMYSSVFGGIILDPAMMVIPVDDHMVHRGHGVFDTAIVLDGYLYELDVHLDRFLRSASKARIISPFPKSTLRSILVQLTAASNCRKGTLRYWLSAGPGDFLLSPAGCPSSAFYAVVIDEDFSQCKEGVKVITSKIPMKSPLFATMKNVNYLPNVLAKMEAEDKGAFASIWVDEEGYIAEGPNVNVAFITREKELVLPVFDKILSGCTALRLLQLAPKLVEEGRLKSVRTGNLTVEEAKESAEMMYVGSTLPLLPIIMWDEKPIGDGKVGELTMALSDLLWEDMVTGPETQRFPVPYM; this is encoded by the exons ATGGCGACTTCCTGCAATGAGAAATCtg TGATTGCGGACAGAAATGGTGAAGAGTTTAAAGTCCATGTGTTTTCATCTGCGTCGGAG TTGCTCTCAAATCTACAAGAGAAGTGGTTGGGAAAGCCAAAGCCCTACCCAGCAATGTATTCCAGTGTATTTGGTGGGATTATTCTTGATCCGGCAATGATGGTTATCCCGGTGGATGATCACATGGTTCATCGTGGACACGGTGTCTTTGACACGGCCATTGTTCTTGATgg ATACCTCTACGAGTTGGACGTCCACCTTGACCGTTTTCTTAGATCAGCATCAAAAGCAAGAATCATTTCTCCCTTTCCCAAATCTACACTTCGAAGCATTCTTGTTCAACTTACAGCTGCATCAAACTGCCGGAAAGGAACGCTTAGATACTGGTTAAGTGCAGGGCCAGGGGACTTCTTACTCTCTCCTGCTGGATGCCCATCATCTGCCTTCTATGCAGTAGTCATAGACGAAGACTTCTCGCAGTGCAAGGAGGGAGTCAAAGTAATAACATCTAAAATCCCGATGAAATCGCCCCTCTTTGCTACAATGAAGAATGTAAACTACCTCCCAAATGTCCTTGCAAAGATGGAAGCTGAGGATAAGGGTGCATTTGCATCGATATGGGTAGACGAGGAAGGTTATATTGCAGAGGGTCCAAATGTAAATGTCGCCTTTATTACTCGTGAGAAAGAGCTTGTCTTGCCAGTCTTTGATAAGATCCTAAGTGGGTGCACGGCTTTGAGGCTTCTTCAACTAGCACCTAAGTTGGTCGAAGAAGGCCGACTGAAGAGTGTGAGAACTGGAAATTTGACTGTGGAAGAGGCTAAAGAATCTGCAGAAATGATGTACGTCGGAAGCACACTTCCATTATTGCCAATCATCATGTGGGATGAGAAGCCTATCGGAGACG GTAAAGTGGGAGAATTGACAATGGCACTTTCGGATTTGCTTTGGGAAGACATGGTCACCGGCCCTGAAACGCAAAGGTTCCCAGTTCCTTATATGTAG